TATCATGGAGACCTTTTTTGTGCACCGTTTTAGCCATGCGACGTCCCCAGTATCGAATGTCTTTAGAAACTGTGCTTATTATTGGACTTTCGCCTGTTTTATTGCTTACTATGTGAACCACCCTTTATATATGCCCGTAAGTGAGTTCCAGATGAAGATTGGATTCGGGTTTGGGTTGATCATGCAAGTTGCTAACTTGTACTGCCACATCATATTGAGAAACCTTCGTGGGCGAAATGGGAATGGAGGGTACCAGATTCCTCGTGGGTTTTTGTTTAACTTTGTTACTTGTGCGAATTACACAACCGAGATTTATCAGTGGTTGGGATTCAATGTAGCAACACAGACTGTTGCAGGTTATATCTTTCTTGTGGTTGCTGCTTCAATTATGACCAATTGGGCCCTTGCTAAGCATCGTCGACTAAAAAAGGTACTTTTTCTAatcttttcaagttacagaaaGAAAAAAGTGTTCACATTTTTTCATTTAAACTGTATGCTTTGTGTATTGAAGTCGTTTACTGTATGATAATCCAAACACCCCTTAGTGTTAGTGTGATAATGCGACATAATTTATAATTTGTTTTTCGGTTCACTTGGCAGCTATTTGATGGAAAAGAGGGAAGACCCAAGTATCCTCAAAGATGGGTAATACTGCCCCCATTCCTCTAAAGGAATCCAAACACGGGTTTATCGCCCATTTTGGATTCTAAGCAAGATT
This genomic stretch from Helianthus annuus cultivar XRQ/B chromosome 8, HanXRQr2.0-SUNRISE, whole genome shotgun sequence harbors:
- the LOC110872584 gene encoding very-long-chain enoyl-CoA reductase translates to MKVTVTTRSGRELINGGLDIDTTATVADLEDAIHQRIKKYHPSRQRLTLPHHPQSKEKPIVLQYKKVLKDYTNGNSDTITIVFKDLGPQVSYRTLFFFEYLGPLLLYPLFYYFPVYQYLGYQTKHVIYPVQTYTLYYWCLHYFKRIMETFFVHRFSHATSPVSNVFRNCAYYWTFACFIAYYVNHPLYMPVSEFQMKIGFGFGLIMQVANLYCHIILRNLRGRNGNGGYQIPRGFLFNFVTCANYTTEIYQWLGFNVATQTVAGYIFLVVAASIMTNWALAKHRRLKKLFDGKEGRPKYPQRWVILPPFL